The following are encoded in a window of Roseivirga misakiensis genomic DNA:
- a CDS encoding alpha/beta hydrolase family protein, whose product MQLIEAALALFVSIQLILLFIKKKDKQVFAFIGLGLLAFHFILGEGRWQMAFIYLVEIILIIIYLRNVKTKIVWRVVGTFFALIGTAASVILSTTLPVFSLPESSGPYQVGRSELYIKVDNRPETITDNATDKRELMINLWYPTKVTDATNGKYLPAVEREGFALKYGLPAGAFSYLDKVSTNHQINAEPAKGEFPVLIFSPGFYTPASGYLSVIEELVSHGFVVFNLITPYETMGIEYPDGRKVYFDHAFHNANSWNWNDEVAEAMETFQNAPDDQTAREATQIIVNNYGADIVKRWAMDITNLIDELPALNSNTSFPLAGKLNLNQLATYGHSIGGAAAMEAAIFDERIKAAVNLDGSQWGSLMNNPLNKPGALISSSLTNAIPDVNPFIFEASLGSTFYNLKLENTGHSNFSDIPYMVRLPQLNEAGSLAPEKATYTVNKFLLNFFNKHLLNENIDLRNIIANDDYLTMRNKD is encoded by the coding sequence ATGCAACTGATCGAAGCAGCATTGGCACTTTTTGTGTCTATTCAATTGATTCTACTTTTCATTAAGAAAAAAGACAAACAAGTTTTCGCCTTTATTGGCTTAGGCCTACTGGCTTTTCATTTCATACTTGGCGAAGGCCGTTGGCAGATGGCTTTCATCTACTTGGTTGAGATCATACTGATCATTATTTATCTGAGAAACGTAAAAACGAAAATCGTTTGGCGTGTCGTTGGAACCTTCTTTGCTCTCATTGGAACGGCAGCTTCTGTCATACTTAGTACCACTCTACCTGTTTTCTCGTTGCCAGAAAGCTCCGGACCATACCAAGTCGGACGCTCGGAACTATATATCAAGGTTGATAATAGGCCTGAAACGATCACGGATAATGCTACCGACAAAAGGGAATTAATGATCAATTTATGGTATCCCACCAAAGTAACAGATGCGACCAATGGGAAATACTTACCAGCAGTAGAACGAGAAGGTTTTGCCCTCAAATACGGTCTTCCTGCTGGCGCCTTTTCTTATTTGGACAAAGTTTCAACAAACCATCAAATAAATGCAGAACCTGCCAAGGGCGAATTTCCTGTTCTCATATTTTCGCCTGGATTCTATACGCCTGCATCAGGGTATTTAAGTGTAATAGAGGAATTAGTAAGCCATGGTTTTGTAGTCTTCAATTTGATTACACCGTACGAAACCATGGGAATTGAATACCCTGATGGCCGCAAGGTATACTTTGATCATGCGTTTCATAACGCTAACAGCTGGAATTGGAATGACGAAGTTGCAGAAGCGATGGAAACGTTTCAAAACGCGCCAGATGATCAGACTGCTCGAGAAGCAACACAAATCATTGTGAATAACTACGGCGCTGATATAGTAAAGCGTTGGGCTATGGACATTACCAATTTGATTGACGAGCTTCCAGCACTCAATTCAAACACTTCTTTCCCTTTGGCAGGGAAACTAAACTTGAATCAATTAGCCACTTATGGCCATTCTATTGGCGGTGCAGCCGCTATGGAAGCCGCAATATTTGATGAACGCATAAAAGCGGCCGTCAACCTAGATGGTTCACAATGGGGAAGCCTAATGAACAATCCACTCAATAAACCTGGCGCTTTGATCAGTTCGAGTTTAACCAATGCAATACCTGACGTAAACCCTTTCATCTTCGAAGCCAGTTTGGGAAGCACTTTTTACAACTTGAAACTAGAAAACACAGGACATAGTAATTTCAGTGACATCCCGTACATGGTGAGACTACCCCAATTAAATGAAGCTGGAAGTTTGGCACCTGAAAAAGCAACCTATACTGTAAATAAGTTCTTACTGAATTTCTTTAATAAGCATTTACTCAATGAGAATATAGACCTGAGAAATATTATCGCTAATGATGATTATCTGACAATGAGAAACAAAGACTGA
- a CDS encoding tetratricopeptide repeat-containing sensor histidine kinase has translation MTHIIILSICLTFNTIEQSNPSQQEEVLDSINSLHSKKKFKQLYDYVNAVDKSQFDQNSIYKYHYWYGESRRRQREYDSASFYFELAYNQAKSKDNFEWQTNSLDRRGSVFRARSAFDAAIVVYLKSLALKNSIEDKNRELIKSIALSHEFLGISYDRLSKFPEAIDHYKSALKFDSASNIKSRKEAILNNLGLAYFNWAKEIRTKPHIYGVEQILGRSNIIKNSLNCFYYLKRQELNTNGKIDLYQNLSAVFSELGSQDSVYYYANKSKKLILNSDASRLKLLTTYNSLGFYFLNQQKLDSARYFFNETEQRINNSKSNHDNLKMSLYSNLAIYHKHLNQYDSAYSYLSNYFILYSKNINEKSESEVNGFTELYHSENKDRQLASEMFSKQTAINAKKNTQIIAGSILFVVLGGLVFFIQRNKVIKVESKNLVLSYEQKVDKLLQEQETKALDAMIEGQEKERKHLAEELHDRLGSVLSAAKMHLEGGYDNGLAPEQFESVNKMLKQAIDDTRQISHNMLSGVLTKFGLEAALYDLKENVSSLDNLKVTLETKNLDKRLDIEKEVHLYRIVQELLSNTLRHANANKFDIKLQKDNTELLLHITDDGKGMDNINKASGIGLKNIASRAKKIGAKWNLTSSPGMGISATIILPI, from the coding sequence ATGACACACATTATTATCCTATCAATTTGTTTGACTTTTAATACAATTGAACAAAGTAATCCGAGTCAGCAAGAGGAAGTTCTAGACTCAATCAATTCACTACATAGCAAAAAGAAATTTAAACAACTCTACGACTATGTGAATGCGGTTGATAAAAGTCAATTTGACCAGAACTCTATCTATAAATATCACTACTGGTACGGTGAATCACGCAGAAGGCAAAGAGAGTACGACAGTGCAAGTTTCTACTTTGAATTGGCCTATAATCAAGCAAAGAGCAAAGACAATTTTGAGTGGCAAACAAACTCATTGGATAGAAGAGGGTCTGTCTTTAGAGCCAGATCAGCATTTGACGCAGCAATAGTAGTTTACCTTAAGAGTCTTGCATTAAAAAATTCTATTGAGGATAAAAACAGAGAATTAATAAAAAGCATTGCCCTTTCACATGAATTCCTAGGGATATCATATGATAGATTATCAAAATTCCCTGAAGCAATTGATCATTATAAAAGTGCCTTGAAATTCGATTCAGCTTCCAATATAAAAAGTAGAAAAGAAGCTATATTAAACAATTTAGGGCTAGCATATTTTAATTGGGCAAAAGAGATAAGAACTAAACCTCATATTTATGGGGTAGAACAGATTTTGGGTAGATCAAACATTATTAAAAACTCACTGAACTGCTTCTATTACTTAAAACGGCAGGAATTAAATACTAATGGTAAAATTGATTTATATCAAAATCTTAGTGCGGTATTCTCTGAACTCGGAAGCCAAGACAGCGTTTATTATTACGCAAATAAGAGCAAAAAACTGATACTCAATTCAGATGCTTCTAGGTTAAAACTACTTACAACTTACAACAGTCTTGGTTTTTATTTTCTAAATCAACAGAAACTTGACTCTGCACGATACTTTTTTAACGAAACAGAGCAAAGAATAAATAACTCAAAGTCCAATCATGATAATCTCAAGATGAGTCTTTACTCAAACCTCGCAATATACCATAAACACCTAAATCAGTATGATAGTGCATACTCGTATTTATCTAATTACTTCATTCTATACAGCAAGAACATAAACGAAAAATCAGAATCTGAAGTAAACGGATTCACGGAGCTTTATCATTCGGAAAATAAAGATAGACAGTTAGCTTCAGAGATGTTTAGCAAACAAACAGCAATAAATGCTAAAAAAAACACTCAAATCATTGCTGGAAGTATTCTTTTTGTGGTGCTCGGAGGTCTGGTATTCTTTATTCAAAGAAACAAGGTTATCAAAGTAGAGTCTAAAAATCTGGTACTCTCTTACGAGCAGAAAGTAGACAAGCTCTTACAGGAGCAGGAGACCAAAGCCTTGGATGCCATGATTGAAGGCCAGGAGAAAGAACGTAAACACCTAGCAGAAGAATTGCATGATCGGTTAGGAAGTGTACTCTCCGCAGCTAAAATGCACTTAGAAGGTGGATACGATAATGGTCTTGCCCCTGAACAATTCGAATCTGTCAATAAAATGCTCAAGCAGGCCATTGACGATACACGCCAAATCTCGCATAACATGTTATCCGGTGTTTTGACAAAATTCGGCTTAGAAGCTGCTTTATACGACTTAAAAGAAAATGTCTCCTCTTTGGATAATTTGAAGGTAACTCTTGAAACCAAAAACTTGGATAAAAGGCTCGATATCGAAAAAGAAGTGCACTTGTATCGTATAGTTCAGGAATTGCTCAGCAATACACTTAGACATGCAAACGCGAATAAATTTGACATCAAACTTCAAAAGGATAATACTGAGCTCTTACTTCATATTACCGATGACGGTAAGGGTATGGATAATATTAATAAAGCCTCCGGTATTGGTTTAAAAAACATAGCATCTCGAGCGAAAAAAATTGGTGCCAAATGGAACCTCACTTCTTCACCTGGTATGGGTATATCTGCTACTATTATCTTACCAATATGA
- a CDS encoding leishmanolysin-related zinc metalloendopeptidase: MSSLTLNIRFNGGITPSQELIFQESAQRWSQIITEDLPLVKIDNEQIKGIVIDASAHPIDGKSGILGQAGPTRFRPDSGLPAKGIMRFDSADLDQLEDNNQLSNTIMHEIAHVIGFGTLWQKKGLIRGIGSANPSFTGVKACAEMATLLGFQASVTVPVANTGGRGTRDGHWREHLLGHELMTGFLNEGNNPISRLTIASFDDLGYKVDYSQADDYNLPSHQELAMMGIFADNGSKSHCAMCGIHSKKYERDELNYA, encoded by the coding sequence ATGAGCAGTCTTACACTGAATATTAGGTTTAATGGTGGGATAACGCCTTCGCAAGAACTGATCTTTCAGGAGTCGGCACAACGATGGTCACAGATTATCACTGAAGACCTGCCACTTGTCAAAATTGATAATGAACAAATCAAAGGCATTGTGATTGATGCTAGTGCACATCCTATCGATGGAAAGTCAGGCATTTTGGGTCAAGCCGGTCCGACTCGTTTTAGACCCGATTCCGGTTTACCTGCTAAAGGTATAATGCGATTTGACAGTGCAGACTTAGATCAGTTAGAAGACAATAATCAGTTGTCAAATACCATCATGCATGAAATTGCCCACGTTATAGGATTTGGTACCCTTTGGCAAAAAAAAGGGCTCATCCGTGGAATAGGCAGTGCAAATCCAAGTTTTACAGGAGTTAAAGCTTGTGCTGAAATGGCCACTCTTTTAGGTTTTCAAGCTTCTGTTACAGTTCCTGTGGCTAACACAGGAGGAAGAGGTACTCGAGATGGGCACTGGCGGGAGCATCTTCTTGGTCATGAGCTGATGACAGGTTTCCTAAATGAAGGAAATAATCCAATTAGCAGGTTAACCATAGCTTCTTTCGACGACTTAGGCTACAAAGTAGATTACAGTCAAGCTGATGATTACAATCTCCCCTCTCACCAGGAATTAGCGATGATGGGAATCTTTGCTGATAACGGATCTAAAAGCCATTGCGCTATGTGTGGAATCCATTCTAAGAAATACGAACGTGATGAATTGAATTATGCGTAA
- a CDS encoding AsmA family protein has product MAETTKIRKWMRRLGLVFSLLILLFTIIIGITYNQQDRLIQKALTQLNHDFKGEFKIEGSHISPFANFPYVSIDLENVAVYETKADSSEALVQIQDVYVGFDLLSIIRGIYEIHKIKLSDGFVKFIQHTDGTFNITNALSGEIEEESETTDGPALHLSLDAIELSNIDVLKINESTNLLAEVFIEEIKSSVSTSDEHIKARFDSRLLFNLVLDGDTSFLHDKHLQLSTGVDYDLTTGILDITPSELLIEKAEFLMDGMINVNDEMNLDLKFSGQKPNFDLFLAFVPEEYSPLLRRYNNGGSVFFDATIKGPSANGKIPHVEIDFGCEEAFIENVEVSKSVDELFFKGHFTTGELNTPESMSLEISDFTARPETGTFRGGVSIKNFDSPDIEMNLNSEFNLEFLADFLNIQNLSDLSGTVALDMNFHDIVDLDDPSKAIERLNESYFTELKVENLNFTSPDLNLPFRDINIHAAIDGHKAEIDQFNLKAGNSDISLSASISDLPAILHHTNLPVNVNLNLNAGLIDIQELTRTEGDSLGIDEQIKDLSMKFQFNSSARAFTESPHLPLGEFFISELNAQLTNYPHKLHDFDVDVIIDSTDFKVIDFTGMLDQSDFHFNGELENYHLWFEKDPNGISSVDFDFNSSQIQLEDLFSYGGENYVPEDYQHETLADLKMHGISSITFKNKLQSVQLDIDKIEAKANEHDMRLENFNGSVFVDSTLLEVKKLGGQLGNTQLEVDLTYHLDDTETTPHQFTLRSPRLDFDQLFAYVPPSENSDTSAIDHEAGFNLFDLPFANIEFNLDVDHINYHKYLLDSFKLEGRMQKDHFIYLDTLSLQAAGGQMDLNGYFNGSNPDKIYFSPNMKLKNVDLDKLLFKFDNFGQDQLVSNNLHGKLSGSLSGQIHMHPDLIPATDVSDLEIDVEVLNGSLVNFTPFQALSSFFTDKNLNLVRFDTLKNTLSLKNGDLIIPKMNINTSLGFFEISGRQGLDLNMDYNMRIPLRVVTRAGFQKLFGRKNRDNSDQIDEIQYRNDKKRTRFISVNISGTAEDYSVSLGKPKN; this is encoded by the coding sequence ATGGCGGAGACAACAAAAATTAGAAAGTGGATGAGGAGGTTGGGCTTGGTATTTAGTCTTTTGATCCTACTTTTTACCATCATTATTGGAATCACATACAATCAGCAAGACCGGCTGATTCAAAAAGCTTTAACGCAGTTAAATCATGATTTCAAAGGTGAATTTAAAATCGAAGGTTCGCACATCTCCCCTTTTGCTAACTTCCCTTATGTATCCATTGACCTAGAAAATGTAGCTGTTTATGAAACTAAAGCGGACAGTAGTGAAGCCCTAGTCCAAATTCAAGATGTTTATGTCGGCTTCGATTTACTTTCGATTATCCGTGGCATCTACGAAATCCATAAAATAAAACTCAGCGATGGTTTTGTTAAGTTCATTCAGCATACGGATGGCACTTTCAATATCACCAACGCACTCTCTGGCGAAATTGAAGAGGAATCAGAAACAACAGATGGGCCTGCGCTGCACCTAAGCCTGGATGCTATTGAATTGAGCAATATTGATGTACTGAAAATCAATGAGTCTACTAACCTTCTGGCGGAAGTATTTATCGAAGAAATCAAATCGAGTGTTTCCACCTCTGATGAGCATATCAAGGCACGGTTTGATAGTAGATTACTCTTTAACCTTGTCCTAGATGGTGATACTTCATTCTTACATGATAAACATTTACAGTTATCTACTGGCGTAGATTACGATTTGACTACTGGGATTTTGGATATTACTCCTTCCGAACTATTAATAGAAAAAGCTGAATTCCTGATGGATGGAATGATAAACGTTAACGATGAAATGAATCTTGACCTGAAATTCAGCGGACAGAAACCGAACTTCGATCTATTTTTAGCTTTCGTTCCTGAAGAGTATAGCCCGCTGCTCAGAAGGTACAACAATGGCGGGAGTGTTTTCTTTGATGCCACAATTAAAGGACCTTCGGCCAATGGTAAAATCCCTCATGTAGAAATAGACTTCGGTTGTGAGGAGGCGTTTATTGAAAATGTAGAAGTAAGTAAAAGTGTGGATGAGCTCTTTTTCAAGGGACACTTCACCACGGGTGAGTTAAACACGCCAGAATCCATGTCCCTTGAGATATCCGATTTTACGGCCCGACCCGAAACGGGTACTTTTCGCGGAGGCGTAAGTATTAAGAATTTCGATTCTCCGGATATTGAGATGAACCTTAACTCTGAGTTTAATCTGGAGTTCTTGGCTGATTTTCTAAATATTCAGAACCTGAGCGATCTAAGTGGTACAGTGGCCCTAGACATGAATTTTCACGACATCGTAGATCTTGATGATCCCTCTAAAGCTATCGAACGGCTTAATGAGAGTTATTTTACAGAGCTGAAAGTAGAAAACTTAAATTTTACCAGTCCGGATTTGAACTTACCATTTAGAGACATCAATATCCACGCTGCTATAGATGGCCACAAAGCTGAAATAGATCAGTTTAACCTGAAGGCTGGCAACTCAGATATTTCCTTATCTGCCAGCATATCAGACTTACCTGCTATTCTTCATCACACGAACCTACCTGTCAACGTTAACCTCAACCTTAATGCTGGGCTGATTGACATTCAAGAACTTACCCGCACCGAAGGCGACTCGTTGGGTATTGATGAACAGATCAAAGACCTTTCCATGAAGTTTCAATTCAACAGTTCGGCAAGAGCCTTTACCGAGTCTCCCCACCTTCCATTAGGCGAGTTTTTTATTAGCGAACTCAATGCCCAACTCACGAACTATCCACACAAGCTACACGACTTTGATGTGGACGTTATTATTGATTCAACGGACTTCAAAGTGATTGATTTTACAGGCATGCTTGATCAAAGTGATTTTCATTTTAATGGTGAGCTGGAAAACTATCACCTCTGGTTCGAAAAAGACCCCAATGGCATCTCAAGCGTGGATTTCGACTTCAACTCATCTCAGATTCAATTAGAAGATCTTTTCTCCTATGGTGGCGAAAACTATGTTCCAGAAGACTATCAGCACGAGACACTTGCTGATCTTAAAATGCACGGCATTAGCAGCATCACATTTAAAAACAAGCTCCAGTCGGTGCAGCTAGATATTGATAAAATTGAGGCTAAGGCCAACGAGCACGATATGCGTCTTGAGAATTTTAATGGAAGCGTATTTGTCGATAGCACATTGCTGGAAGTGAAAAAACTAGGTGGACAATTAGGAAATACGCAGTTAGAAGTAGACTTGACCTACCATTTGGATGATACAGAAACTACTCCACATCAATTTACGCTTAGAAGCCCGAGATTAGATTTTGATCAGCTATTTGCTTATGTCCCACCTTCCGAAAATTCTGATACTTCAGCTATAGACCATGAAGCGGGTTTTAACCTATTCGATCTGCCATTTGCTAACATTGAATTTAATCTGGATGTAGACCATATAAACTACCATAAGTACTTGTTGGATAGCTTTAAACTCGAGGGAAGAATGCAAAAAGATCACTTTATCTATCTCGATACACTTTCTTTACAGGCAGCAGGTGGGCAGATGGATTTGAATGGCTATTTCAATGGTTCTAATCCTGATAAGATTTACTTCAGCCCAAATATGAAACTGAAAAATGTTGACTTGGATAAACTGCTTTTTAAGTTTGACAATTTCGGCCAAGACCAATTGGTTTCTAACAACCTGCACGGCAAATTGAGTGGTTCTCTAAGTGGTCAGATCCATATGCACCCTGATTTAATACCTGCAACAGATGTCTCGGACCTTGAAATTGATGTGGAAGTGTTGAATGGCAGCCTAGTCAACTTCACTCCTTTTCAGGCGCTATCGAGTTTTTTCACTGATAAAAACTTGAACCTTGTGAGATTCGACACGCTAAAAAATACGCTTAGCCTAAAAAATGGCGATTTGATTATCCCTAAAATGAATATCAATACTTCACTCGGATTTTTTGAGATATCGGGTCGTCAAGGGCTGGATTTGAACATGGACTATAATATGCGGATTCCATTGCGAGTAGTGACAAGAGCTGGCTTTCAAAAGCTATTCGGAAGGAAGAATCGAGACAACTCGGACCAGATAGACGAAATTCAGTATAGGAACGATAAAAAGCGCACCAGATTCATTAGCGTTAATATATCAGGCACGGCAGAAGATTATTCCGTCTCTCTGGGTAAACCTAAGAATTGA
- a CDS encoding response regulator transcription factor, with protein MNEGVIKILVADDHQMIIDGMKLMLNGSDGFEVVGEALDGHGVIELTRALDELDLVILDINMPKKDGISVAKELKTEFPEVKILIVSMYNRPEFIKNLIEIGVDGYLLKNSGKKELHKAIQSLIRNEPHYGKEITRTVIKSFQKSKVFDSPLDIEISEREKEVIRLIAEGLNSHEISEKLFISQHTVDSHRKNILNKLGVKNSAGVIRFGIQTGIIKGFDL; from the coding sequence ATGAACGAAGGTGTAATTAAGATATTAGTAGCAGATGACCATCAAATGATCATTGATGGCATGAAATTGATGCTAAATGGTTCTGACGGTTTTGAAGTTGTTGGTGAAGCCCTTGACGGGCACGGAGTAATAGAACTCACCAGAGCTCTAGATGAACTAGACTTGGTCATTTTGGATATCAACATGCCTAAAAAAGATGGTATAAGCGTTGCAAAAGAGCTCAAGACCGAATTTCCTGAAGTAAAAATCCTTATTGTTAGCATGTACAACAGGCCGGAGTTTATCAAAAATCTAATTGAAATTGGAGTTGATGGATATCTACTTAAAAACTCAGGAAAGAAAGAACTTCATAAAGCTATTCAGAGTCTAATAAGGAACGAACCTCATTACGGTAAAGAAATCACAAGAACTGTGATTAAAAGCTTCCAGAAAAGCAAAGTCTTCGACAGCCCTTTGGATATAGAAATTTCGGAACGCGAAAAGGAAGTCATTCGATTGATTGCCGAAGGGCTAAATTCTCATGAAATTTCTGAAAAGCTTTTCATAAGCCAACATACAGTAGACTCACATCGCAAAAACATTTTAAATAAGCTAGGTGTAAAAAATTCAGCTGGAGTGATCAGGTTTGGTATTCAAACAGGAATTATAAAAGGATTTGATCTTTAG
- a CDS encoding S8 family serine peptidase has translation MIYKLPDYKSLEVSEKVADYLGIKRNLLNTDDIIDWSKQIANLPKVWQQTKGEGIKIAILDSGITEHADFDGAIKGCVNYTREPDMTDNENHGTLIAGIVGARINNTGVLGVAPKCDLYIAKVMDANKNYDTEHVVQGLEWALKKDVDIVSISLGMTEYHQGIHDAIKDLVSANKHVICSAGNDRKLTFPASLPETIAVGSIGKYLISRSGYLGCGLDFVAPGVGLWSINRFARLHYIQSGTSFAAPFIAALSALILSKHRKTTSRTEVKDTADLKDHLKKMSLDLGGVGWDGIYGYGFPGHKSVQIESEFVSLLDPKDLTPKGYKKLMKYLSHT, from the coding sequence ATGATATACAAATTACCCGATTACAAGTCATTAGAGGTATCTGAAAAGGTTGCTGATTATTTAGGCATAAAACGAAATCTACTGAATACAGATGATATAATTGATTGGAGTAAACAAATCGCCAATCTACCTAAGGTCTGGCAACAAACTAAAGGAGAAGGTATTAAGATAGCAATTCTCGATTCTGGAATAACAGAACATGCAGATTTCGATGGAGCAATCAAAGGTTGCGTCAATTACACCAGAGAACCAGATATGACCGACAATGAAAACCATGGAACTCTAATCGCTGGAATTGTTGGAGCCAGAATCAATAATACGGGGGTGCTGGGGGTCGCGCCAAAATGTGACTTATACATTGCCAAGGTCATGGATGCTAACAAAAATTATGATACAGAACATGTGGTTCAAGGTCTCGAATGGGCTTTAAAAAAGGATGTAGATATTGTTTCGATCAGTTTGGGAATGACAGAATATCATCAAGGCATTCATGACGCGATTAAAGATCTCGTTAGTGCAAATAAGCATGTGATTTGTTCTGCCGGAAATGACAGGAAACTCACTTTTCCAGCGAGCTTGCCTGAGACAATTGCCGTTGGCTCTATCGGGAAATATTTAATTTCAAGAAGTGGCTATCTAGGTTGTGGATTAGACTTTGTCGCTCCAGGCGTTGGACTTTGGTCCATTAATAGGTTTGCAAGACTCCATTACATACAATCAGGCACTTCTTTTGCTGCCCCATTTATAGCCGCTCTTTCAGCATTAATTCTTTCAAAACATAGAAAAACTACAAGCCGAACTGAAGTCAAGGATACCGCAGATTTAAAGGACCACCTTAAAAAAATGTCCCTCGACCTGGGGGGCGTGGGCTGGGATGGCATTTATGGCTATGGATTCCCAGGTCACAAGTCAGTTCAAATTGAATCCGAATTCGTCAGCCTATTAGACCCCAAAGACCTTACTCCTAAAGGGTATAAAAAGCTAATGAAATATTTATCACATACATAA
- a CDS encoding LytR/AlgR family response regulator transcription factor — translation MINKIEKNRVMKMLRLVVLWLLVFALLVAKYAQSTFTIGDSLYFCFLLFPVIFGTSVFFNQYLVPKYLLTGKYRSFALYAFYLLIVSVYLETWVIILALVLIGDYQFTSLNPEVTDILNMALVLYAIVFIHGFSVLFRHFVEQKKTSQGLLAQQQQAAVKSFVVVSDRKKVRIEESEVKYIESLGDYVKVHTIDRVVISKSTISNLEAELSADFVRIHRSFLVNKQYVDSFTKEKVNIQSVEINITRKYKESALNRLSS, via the coding sequence ATGATAAACAAAATTGAGAAAAATCGTGTCATGAAAATGCTTCGGTTGGTGGTGTTATGGCTCTTGGTATTTGCACTTCTTGTGGCGAAATATGCGCAATCCACGTTTACTATCGGTGACTCCCTTTATTTCTGTTTCCTGCTATTTCCTGTCATCTTTGGCACTTCGGTTTTTTTCAATCAATATCTAGTACCAAAGTATTTGTTGACGGGTAAGTACAGAAGCTTTGCCCTCTATGCTTTCTATTTATTGATCGTATCTGTTTACTTGGAGACATGGGTGATAATTTTGGCACTTGTGCTCATTGGAGATTATCAATTCACCTCACTCAACCCAGAAGTAACAGATATCTTGAATATGGCCTTGGTATTGTATGCCATCGTTTTTATTCATGGCTTTAGTGTGCTGTTTAGGCATTTTGTAGAACAGAAGAAGACTAGTCAAGGCTTATTGGCACAACAACAGCAGGCGGCGGTTAAGTCTTTTGTGGTAGTGAGCGATCGCAAGAAAGTACGTATAGAGGAATCTGAAGTAAAATATATAGAAAGCTTGGGCGACTATGTGAAGGTTCACACGATCGATAGGGTAGTCATCTCAAAATCAACGATTTCTAATTTAGAAGCAGAACTGTCCGCTGATTTCGTGCGCATTCACCGTTCATTTCTTGTTAATAAGCAGTATGTAGACTCATTCACTAAAGAAAAGGTAAATATTCAGTCAGTCGAGATTAATATTACCAGAAAATACAAAGAGTCAGCTTTGAATAGACTGAGTTCCTGA